One genomic segment of uncultured Fibrobacter sp. includes these proteins:
- a CDS encoding SufD family Fe-S cluster assembly protein: MDAITRIKQLGMPRRNNELWTFFPVNKIQAPEFPSECSCDEDFANEDDFAALLPVACNARKLVKTIADGENEMAMLKCNNDFGRTVLNIGKNAKASIEILDNKVMHEICAERFDINVAEGTELEIFFANPANDLPLTFRHFDIKQAANSTVHFANVLQDSGIGRISARVELNGEGANFDYRSLNILKGTASKHQRLTILHNAPSTVSTQFVRNILDESAYASYDGQVVVGNNCSQVNSSQLVNTILLSDGPSVSVKPVLKIYHDDVECTHGNTVGELDKDQMFYLTSRGIPADKAREMLTKAFAKELFLELPDGAAKKRLMQAL, from the coding sequence ATGGACGCCATTACCCGCATTAAACAATTGGGAATGCCGCGTCGCAATAACGAATTGTGGACGTTTTTCCCGGTCAACAAGATTCAGGCTCCTGAATTCCCGAGTGAATGCTCTTGCGACGAAGACTTCGCAAACGAAGACGACTTTGCCGCCCTTTTGCCGGTTGCCTGCAACGCCCGTAAGCTCGTGAAGACGATTGCCGACGGCGAAAACGAAATGGCGATGCTCAAGTGCAATAACGACTTCGGTCGCACGGTTTTGAACATCGGCAAGAACGCAAAGGCCAGCATCGAAATCCTTGACAACAAGGTGATGCACGAAATTTGCGCGGAACGCTTCGATATCAATGTTGCTGAAGGCACCGAACTCGAAATCTTTTTTGCAAACCCCGCTAACGACTTGCCGCTAACCTTTAGGCATTTCGACATCAAGCAGGCCGCAAATTCTACGGTGCATTTCGCAAACGTTTTGCAAGACAGCGGCATTGGCCGTATTAGTGCCCGCGTGGAACTGAACGGCGAAGGCGCGAACTTCGATTACCGCAGTTTGAATATTCTGAAAGGTACAGCCTCTAAGCATCAGCGCCTGACAATTTTGCACAACGCTCCCAGCACGGTGAGCACGCAGTTCGTGCGTAACATTCTCGACGAAAGCGCTTATGCCAGCTACGATGGCCAGGTGGTCGTGGGTAACAATTGCAGCCAGGTGAATTCGAGCCAGCTGGTGAACACGATTCTCTTAAGCGATGGTCCGAGCGTTTCAGTGAAGCCGGTGCTCAAAATTTACCACGATGACGTGGAATGTACGCACGGCAATACCGTGGGCGAACTCGACAAGGATCAGATGTTCTATTTGACAAGCCGCGGAATTCCGGCCGATAAGGCCCGCGAAATGCTGACTAAGGCGTTCGCGAAGGAACTGTTCCTGGAATTGCCCGATGGGGCCGCTAAGAAGCGACTGATGCAAGCGCTTTAA
- a CDS encoding polysaccharide biosynthesis tyrosine autokinase: MAENEQQTIVVGAQDHSANNTITLLEALFILWKRRYTLCMFLAAGAIIGLVIGQWIRPQFTSDALLQIDVKGNKAANRAMGEMGAILDVSSPADAEIELIKSRLVLNYVVAEEHLNYSATPTSALNRLLHREGRMDLDYLFIPEMARSEKWTAVVTGDDTYAVYNEDETKLIEGKVGALLKVLYAGDTLQIRVSRMRASVGEEFRISLSNPLIAVRRLASGLKVAEKGKQTGVIGVSYSHRYADRAASILNTIANTYVRQNVEMRSAEAEKTLEFLESQLPGVKAKLDSSERILSDYRHSIGSVDMTGETQAHLNKEVDLQRQLLHLEQERQQATRLFKEEHPSVQTIVKQQNRLRGELARLKKSAESMPATQQEMVRLQEDVSVNNAQYTAMLNNIQQLRVVRAGEVGNVRVVDFAQIEPIQSKPKKFNILICSMAASFMVGVLLVFLLRMMRNGVRSSQELEHATDISVFAKIPESKNRLLHDKRHKLTLVEASPNDQASEAFRTLQTAVDFSLSEGQKVVMICGLLPGVGKSFVSKNLAAIYAMNGKRVLLVDADMRKGVIRSSKYLGLTEVLSGKIPWRETVAESRCQNLFVMGCGKRLMSPSELLRHDLFKNLLEEMKSEYDMILVDTPPVSMVTDAELIFPLVDFALMVVHYGADSIAQIKENMANLRRYADKPCAFVMNHCEYEPGHYYGYGYYGKGYYGKGYFSKS; the protein is encoded by the coding sequence ATGGCTGAAAACGAACAGCAGACGATCGTGGTCGGTGCACAAGATCACTCGGCCAATAATACTATAACCCTGCTTGAAGCCCTGTTTATTCTTTGGAAAAGGCGCTATACCCTGTGCATGTTCCTGGCTGCGGGTGCCATTATTGGACTTGTAATTGGCCAGTGGATTCGTCCTCAGTTTACAAGCGATGCCTTGTTGCAAATCGACGTGAAGGGTAACAAGGCGGCAAACCGTGCTATGGGTGAAATGGGTGCTATTTTGGATGTCTCGAGCCCGGCTGATGCTGAAATTGAACTGATCAAGAGCCGTCTGGTTTTGAACTATGTGGTGGCCGAAGAACATTTGAATTATTCGGCAACGCCGACCAGTGCTTTGAACCGCTTGCTGCACCGCGAAGGCCGCATGGATCTTGACTATCTGTTTATTCCGGAAATGGCCCGCTCTGAAAAGTGGACGGCCGTAGTTACCGGCGACGATACTTACGCGGTTTACAACGAAGACGAAACCAAGCTGATTGAAGGCAAGGTGGGTGCTTTGCTTAAGGTCTTGTATGCTGGCGATACATTGCAGATTCGCGTGAGCCGCATGCGTGCAAGCGTTGGCGAAGAATTCAGAATAAGCCTTTCGAACCCGTTGATTGCCGTGCGCAGACTTGCCTCTGGCCTCAAGGTGGCCGAAAAGGGTAAGCAGACCGGCGTGATTGGTGTGTCCTACTCGCATCGCTATGCTGACCGTGCTGCTTCGATTCTCAATACGATTGCAAACACCTACGTGCGCCAAAATGTTGAAATGCGCAGCGCCGAAGCTGAAAAGACCTTGGAATTCCTGGAATCCCAGTTGCCCGGCGTGAAGGCAAAACTCGACAGCTCCGAAAGAATTTTGTCTGACTATCGCCACAGCATTGGTTCAGTGGACATGACCGGTGAAACTCAGGCTCACTTGAATAAGGAAGTGGACCTGCAGCGCCAGTTGCTCCATTTGGAACAGGAACGTCAGCAGGCAACGCGCTTGTTTAAAGAAGAACATCCCTCGGTGCAGACGATTGTAAAACAGCAGAATCGTCTGCGTGGCGAACTCGCTCGACTCAAGAAGAGCGCCGAATCGATGCCGGCTACCCAGCAAGAAATGGTTCGCCTGCAAGAAGACGTTTCGGTGAATAACGCCCAGTATACGGCAATGCTCAACAATATCCAGCAGTTGCGCGTGGTGCGTGCCGGTGAAGTTGGTAATGTGCGCGTGGTGGACTTCGCCCAGATTGAACCAATCCAGAGCAAGCCGAAAAAGTTCAACATCCTTATTTGCTCGATGGCCGCCTCCTTTATGGTGGGTGTGCTGCTTGTGTTCTTGCTGCGCATGATGCGTAATGGCGTGCGTAGCTCGCAGGAACTGGAACATGCTACCGACATAAGCGTGTTTGCTAAGATTCCGGAATCGAAGAATAGACTTTTGCATGATAAGCGCCATAAGTTGACCTTGGTCGAAGCTTCTCCGAATGACCAGGCTAGCGAAGCTTTCCGCACCTTGCAGACTGCGGTGGATTTCTCGCTTTCCGAAGGCCAGAAGGTGGTCATGATTTGCGGTTTGTTGCCCGGTGTGGGTAAGTCTTTTGTGTCCAAGAACTTGGCTGCCATTTACGCGATGAACGGCAAACGAGTGTTGCTGGTTGATGCCGATATGCGTAAGGGTGTAATCCGTAGCTCCAAGTATCTTGGCCTTACCGAAGTTCTTTCGGGTAAGATTCCTTGGCGTGAAACGGTGGCCGAATCCCGCTGTCAGAACCTGTTCGTGATGGGTTGCGGTAAGCGCTTGATGTCGCCGAGCGAACTGTTGCGCCATGATTTGTTCAAGAACCTGCTTGAAGAAATGAAGTCAGAATATGACATGATTTTGGTGGATACCCCGCCGGTAAGCATGGTGACCGATGCTGAATTGATTTTCCCGCTGGTTGACTTTGCCTTGATGGTGGTGCACTACGGTGCTGACTCTATTGCCCAAATTAAGGAAAATATGGCGAACCTGCGTCGCTATGCCGACAAACCCTGCGCATTCGTGATGAACCATTGCGAATACGAACCTGGCCACTATTATGGCTATGGATACTACGGAAAAGGGTACTACGGTAAGGGATATTTCAGTAAATCTTAA
- a CDS encoding M23 family metallopeptidase has product MNFYKTTIHFQNSSKSMTVHMPVFLFKAWPVLRIFVAIGVLLFVVQMVSTTIYDGILNHQLNERQKLDKEMSQIQGTLDYLSNTTASFFSDENRLYASFGLPTQDKGSRELGTGGSVSPNSLLLRKTSPVYERMSILNETAERIQGKLANNDSSFRTLNKFMDQKHYMWRFIPSISPTNGRYASAFGPRIHPVTGEVGKMHQGVDIANERWTPIYAPADGVVEVAQLSSTFGNYVTIDHGNGIKTRYGHMQLSIVQPGQYLHRYQVIGYMGNTGRSVGPHLHYEVWVRNSPVNPLAYMLPNEYTVD; this is encoded by the coding sequence GTGAATTTTTATAAAACAACCATACACTTCCAGAACTCCTCGAAGTCGATGACCGTCCACATGCCGGTGTTCCTTTTCAAGGCATGGCCTGTGCTTCGAATCTTTGTGGCGATTGGTGTATTGTTGTTTGTCGTCCAGATGGTCTCGACCACGATTTACGACGGCATCCTGAACCATCAGTTGAACGAACGCCAAAAACTCGACAAGGAAATGTCCCAGATTCAGGGAACCCTCGACTACCTGTCGAACACCACGGCTTCTTTCTTCTCCGACGAAAACCGCCTTTACGCAAGCTTTGGACTGCCGACCCAGGACAAGGGTTCCCGCGAACTCGGTACCGGAGGTTCTGTAAGCCCGAACTCCCTTTTGCTCCGCAAGACATCTCCGGTTTACGAACGCATGTCCATTTTGAATGAAACTGCCGAACGTATCCAGGGCAAGCTTGCGAACAATGACTCGTCTTTCCGTACCCTGAACAAGTTCATGGACCAGAAGCACTACATGTGGCGCTTTATTCCGTCCATTTCTCCGACTAACGGCCGCTACGCTTCGGCTTTCGGCCCCCGTATCCATCCGGTGACGGGTGAAGTCGGCAAGATGCACCAGGGTGTGGATATCGCAAACGAACGCTGGACCCCGATTTACGCCCCTGCCGATGGTGTGGTGGAAGTCGCCCAGTTGAGTTCGACCTTCGGTAACTATGTGACGATTGACCACGGAAACGGCATCAAGACACGCTATGGTCACATGCAGCTGTCTATTGTGCAGCCGGGCCAGTACTTGCACCGTTACCAGGTGATTGGTTATATGGGTAATACCGGCCGCTCCGTGGGTCCGCACCTCCATTACGAGGTCTGGGTCCGCAATAGCCCGGTGAACCCGCTTGCCTATATGTTGCCCAACGAATATACCGTTGACTGA
- a CDS encoding rhodanese-like domain-containing protein, with protein MKRLMMIAVASLLMFAGCEGKKEEQAQVQAQPAPAAEQPAAKKAAAPSEVAVRAGVQSIDWDKAIEMNANGGIYVDVRNPPELKEGFAPYAVNIPLGELKQRFGELPKDKDLLVYCRSGRRSEAAVKFLMDQGYTRAYNVLGGFLAYPKK; from the coding sequence ATGAAAAGATTAATGATGATTGCTGTTGCCTCTCTGCTTATGTTTGCAGGTTGCGAAGGTAAGAAAGAAGAACAGGCTCAGGTTCAGGCCCAGCCGGCTCCTGCGGCTGAACAGCCGGCTGCCAAGAAGGCTGCGGCCCCGTCCGAAGTGGCCGTGCGTGCCGGTGTGCAATCGATCGATTGGGACAAGGCTATTGAAATGAATGCCAATGGTGGCATTTATGTGGATGTCCGTAATCCGCCGGAACTGAAGGAAGGCTTCGCTCCGTATGCCGTGAACATCCCGCTGGGTGAACTGAAACAGCGCTTTGGCGAACTTCCGAAGGACAAGGATTTGCTGGTCTACTGCCGTTCTGGCCGTCGTAGTGAAGCAGCTGTCAAGTTCTTGATGGACCAGGGTTATACCCGCGCGTATAACGTCCTCGGTGGCTTCCTCGCTTACCCGAAGAAGTAA
- a CDS encoding lamin tail domain-containing protein produces the protein MNQNAFLRLYALLWGVAFFFFGLARAAETPDLYFTEIHHCPVEPEPEWVEVYNASGGPLPVEEYRFCNRAKNWSASQGKTRTKRDTLAAYETVIFTRDTLLLREYLGFKDVRLIQYAMGYLNNTAGSLAICKGDSVIDSVSWDKGTVACPSGFNPQTGRAENTPGYQGRVNLYKGRSADKGEKTQTANQAPFTFRLSTRVVRVNKTPLRILVESDLSVTLRLLDSAGREQWKTEVPPHSNTWLNVPLNHLSGIGVAYIALISGSYEKMVGFLMRP, from the coding sequence ATGAATCAGAATGCATTTTTGCGTTTGTACGCGCTTCTTTGGGGCGTGGCGTTTTTCTTTTTTGGCTTGGCCCGGGCGGCCGAAACTCCGGATCTCTACTTTACCGAGATTCACCATTGCCCTGTAGAACCCGAACCGGAATGGGTCGAAGTCTATAACGCTTCGGGGGGTCCGCTCCCGGTAGAGGAGTACCGCTTTTGCAACCGCGCCAAGAATTGGAGCGCCTCTCAGGGCAAGACCCGGACCAAGCGCGACACCCTGGCCGCTTACGAGACCGTCATCTTCACCCGCGATACGCTCCTTTTGCGCGAATACCTTGGGTTCAAGGATGTGCGCCTCATTCAGTATGCCATGGGCTACCTGAACAATACCGCAGGTTCGCTTGCCATTTGCAAGGGGGATTCCGTCATCGACAGTGTGTCCTGGGATAAGGGGACGGTCGCGTGCCCTTCGGGGTTTAATCCGCAGACGGGCCGGGCCGAAAATACGCCGGGCTACCAGGGGCGGGTGAACCTGTACAAAGGCCGGTCTGCGGACAAAGGCGAGAAAACGCAAACGGCTAACCAGGCTCCTTTTACATTCCGGCTATCGACGCGTGTGGTGCGGGTGAACAAGACGCCCTTGCGGATTTTGGTGGAAAGCGACTTGTCGGTGACGCTTCGGCTGCTGGATTCGGCTGGTCGCGAGCAATGGAAAACGGAGGTGCCACCGCATTCGAATACTTGGCTGAATGTCCCACTCAATCATCTTTCGGGTATAGGTGTTGCCTATATCGCACTCATTTCGGGCAGCTACGAAAAGATGGTCGGATTCCTGATGAGGCCGTAA
- a CDS encoding Nif3-like dinuclear metal center hexameric protein, translating to MQLSEFSTWLDNLLEPKLFKDYCVDGLCVEASDKVSRIVSGVSFRDRLIDAAIENKADCIIVHHPNGFWKGENCRLVGKFGERMRRLMQNGISLYGFHLPLDGHMEVGNNVLIAKAYGLQNIEGFLREGERTIGVVGEFATPVARDDFETLSGKVFEHGVQHALRYGKSAIKKLAVCSGSAGAPAIEEAIALGCDAFVTGEIKEAVPIACEELGFNLFSCGHHRTEIFGVRALAAKIQTELGIPASFIDIDNEV from the coding sequence ATGCAACTTTCCGAATTCTCGACATGGCTAGACAACCTGCTTGAACCCAAGCTCTTTAAGGATTACTGCGTCGACGGACTTTGCGTCGAAGCCTCCGACAAGGTCAGCCGAATCGTTTCGGGCGTCTCTTTCCGCGACCGCCTGATCGATGCCGCCATCGAAAACAAGGCCGACTGCATTATCGTCCACCACCCGAATGGCTTCTGGAAAGGTGAAAACTGCAGGCTGGTCGGCAAGTTCGGCGAGCGCATGCGCCGCCTGATGCAGAACGGGATATCGCTCTACGGCTTCCACCTGCCGCTCGACGGCCACATGGAAGTCGGCAACAATGTGCTTATAGCCAAAGCCTATGGCCTCCAGAATATCGAAGGGTTCCTCCGCGAAGGGGAACGTACCATCGGAGTCGTGGGGGAGTTTGCAACCCCCGTCGCCCGCGACGATTTTGAGACTCTTAGTGGTAAGGTGTTCGAACATGGGGTGCAGCATGCTCTCCGTTACGGCAAGTCCGCCATTAAAAAACTTGCCGTCTGTAGCGGCTCGGCTGGTGCCCCCGCCATCGAAGAGGCTATCGCCCTCGGTTGCGACGCTTTCGTGACCGGCGAAATTAAGGAAGCGGTCCCCATCGCCTGCGAAGAACTCGGTTTCAACCTGTTCAGCTGCGGCCACCACCGTACCGAAATCTTCGGTGTCCGGGCCCTCGCTGCCAAAATCCAGACCGAACTGGGTATCCCGGCCTCCTTTATCGATATCGATAACGAAGTGTAA
- a CDS encoding dihydrofolate reductase family protein: protein MNYLQLAFETSLFSVGISRPNPAVGAVVVKDGIVVGKGRTQRPGNAHAEVMALRDAGELARGAAIYVTLEPCCHYGRTPPCTKAIIDAGIKEVYFAHADPNPVVRGKSRAILEEAGIKVFEGLDACERAIVESGWDDSCSHDGCKVLSGNSAAMGEPETRAEALAEARMLFHEIERFFEAYDYFVRNKATFIEIKSAVSQEGYMGACQPDGSHTSLKITAQGANCWNHELRAMSDSILVGAGTVLADNPSLDVRFAHGNNPVKIIWAGHHEFTAAEVESLRVFQAPVEEGKAPIIFTCVPQPALEKKNVGEAPAVENFAVEVVALSNASFVANWHEMHANLSARGMHRLMVEPGARLADEIFKCGLWNRLDLWQSSDPAVDRALESSGADGLTYPELPTALVARESFMLGPDVLTVYSR, encoded by the coding sequence ATGAATTATTTACAGCTAGCGTTTGAAACCTCACTCTTCTCGGTCGGGATTAGCCGACCGAATCCTGCCGTAGGCGCCGTCGTCGTTAAAGACGGAATTGTCGTCGGGAAGGGGCGTACACAGCGCCCCGGGAATGCTCATGCCGAGGTGATGGCGCTGCGTGATGCGGGCGAACTCGCCCGCGGGGCGGCCATCTATGTAACGCTGGAACCTTGCTGTCATTATGGCCGCACGCCCCCCTGCACTAAGGCTATCATCGATGCCGGCATCAAGGAAGTCTACTTCGCGCATGCCGACCCGAATCCAGTTGTGCGCGGCAAGAGCCGTGCCATTCTCGAAGAAGCCGGAATCAAGGTCTTTGAAGGCCTGGATGCTTGCGAGCGTGCGATTGTTGAAAGCGGGTGGGATGATTCTTGCTCTCATGACGGTTGTAAAGTTCTTTCTGGAAATTCAGCTGCCATGGGGGAGCCGGAGACTCGCGCCGAGGCGCTAGCCGAAGCCCGCATGCTCTTTCACGAAATTGAGCGTTTCTTCGAAGCCTATGACTATTTCGTGCGCAACAAGGCGACCTTTATCGAAATCAAGTCGGCCGTTTCTCAAGAAGGCTATATGGGCGCATGCCAGCCAGACGGCTCGCATACCTCTTTGAAAATCACCGCGCAAGGAGCCAACTGCTGGAACCATGAACTTCGCGCCATGAGTGATTCGATTCTCGTGGGCGCAGGCACGGTGCTTGCCGATAACCCTTCGCTCGATGTTCGCTTTGCCCATGGGAACAATCCCGTGAAAATCATCTGGGCTGGACATCATGAATTTACCGCCGCTGAAGTTGAAAGCCTGCGCGTTTTTCAAGCACCTGTAGAAGAGGGCAAAGCTCCCATCATCTTTACTTGCGTGCCACAGCCCGCGCTTGAAAAAAAGAATGTGGGCGAGGCGCCGGCTGTTGAAAATTTCGCAGTTGAAGTCGTCGCTTTAAGTAACGCCTCTTTTGTTGCCAACTGGCACGAAATGCATGCGAATCTTTCCGCCCGCGGCATGCACCGCCTGATGGTGGAACCTGGCGCTCGTCTCGCTGATGAAATCTTTAAATGCGGTCTCTGGAATCGCCTCGATTTATGGCAATCTTCCGATCCCGCGGTCGATCGTGCGCTTGAATCCAGCGGCGCCGACGGCTTAACGTACCCAGAACTTCCCACAGCCCTCGTCGCCCGCGAATCCTTCATGCTCGGGCCCGACGTGTTGACCGTGTACTCGCGTTAA
- the sufC gene encoding Fe-S cluster assembly ATPase SufC encodes MLSIKNLKASIEDGTQILKGINLEVKPGEVHAIMGPNGSGKSTLSKVIAGHPAYTVNDGSVTLDGKDLLSMEICDRANSGLFISTQYPTEIPGVNNVEFLQMALNSKRAYLGLEPLADADFKKLCEEKMAMLEMDDRYRDRGVNDGFSGGEKKRNEILQMAILDPKVSFLDETDSGLDIDALRIVAHGINQIMSPEKAVILVTHYQRLLDYIKPTYVHVLRHGKIILSGGPELALKLEEQGYDWIEEN; translated from the coding sequence ATGCTGTCCATCAAGAACCTGAAAGCTAGTATCGAAGACGGAACCCAGATTTTGAAGGGTATCAACCTGGAAGTCAAACCGGGCGAAGTCCATGCCATCATGGGCCCCAACGGTTCCGGCAAAAGTACGCTTTCGAAGGTGATTGCAGGCCACCCCGCCTACACCGTGAATGACGGCTCCGTGACGCTCGACGGCAAGGATCTGCTCTCGATGGAAATTTGCGACCGCGCCAATTCCGGCCTGTTCATCAGCACGCAGTATCCGACCGAAATTCCGGGCGTGAACAACGTGGAATTCTTGCAGATGGCGCTCAACTCCAAACGCGCCTACTTGGGGCTTGAACCGCTCGCCGATGCCGACTTCAAAAAGCTCTGCGAAGAAAAGATGGCCATGCTCGAAATGGATGACCGTTACCGTGACCGCGGCGTGAACGACGGCTTTAGCGGTGGCGAAAAGAAGCGCAACGAAATCCTGCAAATGGCTATTTTGGACCCGAAGGTATCTTTCCTCGACGAAACGGACTCGGGTCTCGACATTGACGCTCTCCGCATTGTGGCTCACGGCATCAACCAGATTATGTCGCCCGAAAAGGCGGTGATTCTGGTGACGCACTACCAGAGACTTCTGGACTACATCAAGCCGACTTACGTGCATGTGCTGCGCCACGGCAAGATTATTCTTTCGGGCGGTCCGGAACTCGCCCTCAAGCTCGAAGAACAAGGTTACGACTGGATCGAGGAAAACTAA
- a CDS encoding PAS domain-containing protein: MQVPVGLLIAVSFVCFLVITAFVIVVLLIKDLLNKQKIYSVFSDYLGDFLVIVSKEGRLIDATPTYISDPLYNSILRQRSFKKIFSAAEYKRFLEYVKGLDAYPDIPFVFSQDAGDGLNWYEIRASMQKQGVDVHMVLLLKNVTLDVESRTQRDELKEKVDMLLQNTGDFLWSMDVDTRTFTFLTPLVDDEGRAIPRTQGVQDIRAMMPEDDYAFFDKHLNARIVEFRAKGQNLSENRGVRLRLQGENGKLDWYAFCGRLYTEENAKIVFRGSARRLDLQLENPVVEGSDLSESLQMSALAFPDIRMFWIDRDYKVRGCNQAFSLAFGSPNPEEIEGKRLLEVVRPRYFSLFHGVVSEVFEKGLSKSWKGAFGVGKRLLWFNAVPLRREDGYTHGVLGVYMQLDENDFNVVNNLTMEKK; the protein is encoded by the coding sequence ATGCAGGTCCCTGTTGGTCTTTTAATTGCGGTATCTTTTGTCTGTTTCTTGGTAATCACGGCGTTTGTGATTGTCGTTCTTTTGATTAAGGACTTGTTGAACAAGCAAAAGATCTATTCCGTTTTTTCGGACTATTTGGGCGATTTCCTTGTGATAGTCTCTAAAGAAGGTCGCTTGATCGATGCGACGCCGACCTATATTTCGGACCCGCTCTACAATTCCATTTTGCGCCAGAGGTCATTCAAGAAGATTTTCTCGGCTGCCGAATACAAGCGTTTTTTGGAATACGTCAAGGGTTTGGATGCGTACCCTGATATTCCGTTCGTTTTTTCGCAGGATGCCGGTGATGGCTTAAACTGGTACGAAATTCGTGCTAGCATGCAAAAGCAGGGGGTTGATGTCCACATGGTCCTTTTGCTTAAGAATGTGACCTTGGACGTGGAATCTAGAACCCAGCGTGACGAATTGAAAGAAAAAGTCGACATGCTCTTGCAGAATACGGGCGACTTTTTGTGGTCCATGGATGTCGATACCCGTACATTTACGTTTTTGACTCCGCTAGTCGATGATGAAGGCCGAGCCATTCCGAGAACCCAGGGTGTTCAGGATATTCGTGCGATGATGCCCGAAGACGACTACGCCTTCTTTGACAAGCACTTGAATGCACGCATTGTGGAATTCCGCGCCAAGGGACAAAACTTGAGCGAAAATCGCGGCGTGCGGTTGCGCTTGCAGGGCGAAAACGGAAAGCTTGACTGGTATGCCTTTTGCGGACGTCTTTACACCGAAGAAAACGCGAAAATCGTGTTCCGCGGTTCGGCTCGCCGTTTAGATTTGCAGCTTGAAAACCCGGTTGTCGAAGGGTCTGATTTGAGTGAATCCCTGCAGATGTCGGCTCTTGCATTCCCCGATATCCGCATGTTTTGGATTGATAGAGATTACAAGGTTCGTGGCTGCAACCAGGCGTTTTCGCTTGCGTTTGGTAGCCCGAATCCCGAAGAAATCGAAGGCAAACGATTGCTCGAAGTGGTGCGCCCGCGCTATTTCTCGCTGTTCCATGGAGTGGTTTCTGAAGTGTTCGAGAAGGGACTTTCCAAATCCTGGAAGGGCGCCTTCGGTGTCGGTAAGCGCTTACTGTGGTTTAATGCGGTCCCGCTTAGACGTGAAGACGGCTATACTCATGGTGTGCTTGGCGTGTACATGCAGCTCGATGAAAACGATTTTAATGTTGTTAACAATTTAACTATGGAGAAGAAATGA